GCTCCAGACCCTGGTTTGCTCCCGGGCCCGGAGCAGTATCACTTCCACCCAGTGTTTATGTTTACGTCTTACCAAGAGCTACTAGATTACATATCAgatttaaaacattacattgaaaaacacagtgtatatttataaagtcacggtaaaacaaaaaagtcaCTGTTTGTCGTTGAATGCTTCAATGAAGACACATTTGTGTTCCCACTGCTCATGTCCCTCcatgtgttgctgtttgtgttgtagcCGTCCAAGGACCAGCGGCTGGTGTACTCAGGAAGACTCCTCCATGACCACCTGCAGCTCAAAGATGTGCTCAGAAAGGTGACGACCGATGATGCAGAACCTTTCACACTGATTCAGTTTAGTTTGGCCGCCCTGCTTCTTTGTATCTGTGCAAATGatcaggagctggagcagggaAACAATAGCTGATCCACATTCAACAAAGGGCGACTGTGTGTCTGAGTTCTGGTCATTTCCACACtaaccctctccctctctgttctgGTTTTGTCTCTCtgccctcacctcctcctcgtccttctcccACCTCCACTCCGGCTCGTGTCCTGAACTTATCGACCCACAGCAGGAGGGACACCACATGATGCACCTAGTGTGCGCCTCCTACAGTCCCCCAAGCTCGCCCATGCCTCGCAGCCCCCCCACGGCcagctctcctgctcctgctcctgactCCAGCGTGAGTAgacccacatcctcctctttcatAAAGGCCtccagcagtttgtgtgtgtgtgacagctccATTGTTTGGAGCTGAGCCTCATTACAGGACACACGGAGGCTGAAAACACACTGGAATGGGGCTTTGTGCGACTCTGTCAACATTtagaggagctgctgaggatGTAGCTGTTCATATTTTGTGGCATCAGCATTTATACACAACTAAACCCTGAAGAAGACATAATAAAGAGGAGAGCCTGAACAATATGGAGTCTTTAAAAAACTTCTATGATGTTTTGATCATTaaggtttaatattttacatttaaaccataaactttatttgttaataACTGTAAAtcaaaattattatatattataaaatattctATTTGCCACATGCTGGTGAGGgttcttgttttttaatctaTCTCGTCACTCAGAATTTAGGAAGTGCTGGCTCCGCCTCTGCCGCCACCACGCCCAATCAGGACAGTCAgccagccccctcctcctcatccccccctccccctggaAGTGATGACGGACTGAGGTATCGCGGCGGCTTCCCCCAGTTCAACCCTCAGGGCCCCCCCGGTGTCCCTCAGTGGTAAGACACTCTCTGATAACTCAACACACAAGATATATTATAACAATTGTTATTTCGTTCATAGTTTAGATTTaatgataaaaaatgtttttaatttataaagtAAAGGAGCTCTCTTCATAGTTGGACTAAGTTGTGGttactgctgttgttgtttgtgcatCTTGTTCATTACTGATGTTCTCCTCCAGGCCTGATGGAGCTCAGGTCCCTTTTCAAGGAGGCTTCCCTGCCAAcatgcccccccacccaatgtACATGCCCATGCAGATGCTGTGGTGGCAGCAGATGTACGCCCGGCAGTACTACATGCAGTAGTAAGTCACACTGATGAATGTTGAAAGATTCCCTTTAAATCACAGAGAAGCAGTGAATGGACCTGTTCTctgttctgtctcttcctctcctcgtcttctcAGCCAAGCTGCAGTCGCTGCCTCTCAGCCTCCCAGcgacccccctcccccctccccctcgtCCGTGCCCCATCCGGTCGCTCAGCCCAACGAGGCCGTGCAGCCGCCGCTGGGACCTAACCCCGCCCCCAACCCTCTACCGGAGAACCAGCCCGCCAACCCCAACATCCAGATGAACGCGCAGGGCGGCGCGGTGCTAAACGATGACGAGCTGAACCGCGATTGGCTGGACTGGTTGTACACCGTGTCTCGCGCTGGCGTTCTGCTCAGCATCGTTTACTTCTACTCTTCCTTTAGCCGCTTCGTCATGGTGATCGGCGCCATGCTTCTGGTCTACCTGTGAGTGTGCGCCTGGTTCTGTGTCCTTACCAAAGTAAAGTCGTCTCTTTACAGATGAAACTTTGAAccctggtgtttgtttgtgtgtttgtttgtgtgttgtttaggCACCAGGCCGGTTGGTTTCCCTTCAGGCCGGATCAGCAGAACCtcggaggaggagacagggcgGAGGCTCCtcagcaggaagcagagagaaatcCGGACATTCGAGAAATGGTGAGTTGGAGAAAGTTGGCAGGTTTTTAACTCatcttcaaaacaaaaagactgaTTTAATCACATCAGTGTACATTTCAAAGATTTGTCTGTGAAAACGTTGCTGCaacatgacaaaaacacaagcgTATTAATTGCAGAATATTGTTTTAGCTGTGATCCAGTGTCAGTTTTGTCTTTGATTTATCTGCACATCttcaaaacatacaaaatacacaggACAACTGTTAACTGCAGTTTAATCCTGTGCTACTATATTTACCTCCTGTGCTTtgaggagagaaggatgtgAGTCTGCACTGTGACAATCAAACAACAGAACTAACACATTACTTGAGAAATCAGTGTCAGACTAAAGTTtagattacaaaaaaaacacacacaatcaagcAGTGCTAAGATGTTGTAAAAAATGCGTGTGGGTCTCTaaccctgtctctctctgtccatgtgTGTCACAGGAACGTCTGATGGACGAGGGGGTGGAGGACGATGACAGCGGGGAGGAAGGAGGCGGCGGCCCTGAGGACCAGGCCGCTGCCGttggtgaagctgctgctcctgctctccCCGAGCCAGGCTTCCTCACCACCATGTGGTCCTTCATCAGCACCTTCTTCACCTCGCTCATCCCAGAGGGACGGCCCCAACCGGCCAACTAGGTAgaccccctcttcctcctgccaGCAGGTGTCGCTCTACAGCAGTTCCCACCTTCCCCTCTATGGTCCTCAATGTCCCGTTTCCTCAAAAACACCTAGTGGTTGAAAGCGGTTACACACCCTTCTGTCCCCGGACACCTGACACGACTCCAGCTGCTCGACTACAAACCTTCTACCTGCTGCCGACACACGGACGGATACTTTAAAACCACGACTCTGAAGAGCGGATGCTGTGTGAGCTCTGCAGGAGTTCAGTGGAACACGTGAAcgtttaaataaaaagaaatatcaaGCTGTGTTTTTCGGACTAAAtgcttcagtttttcttttctgtctttgatCATGAGTTGATTGCGACgtgatgatggagagagacgCTGGAGGGAGATGTCTTCCATTTTAAACCGTGAGGAGATGTTTGTCTTTAATAAATCGTGAAACCACATCTGTTAAAGACATTTTCATGTATGCACCCGATGTGCTTCTAGACATTGCAGCTACTGAAGCACATTGTTTTCCCacttaatatatttacacatgtaAGTATATGCATCTTTAAGTCCTCAATATAtgctttttgaataaaaaatctTGCTGCAGTTTAAACtttgtttgtcttgtgtttcacttcctgtgctGGAGTTTGTCTAATGTCCTGCAGGCGGCGCCATTCACTCAGAGATCTTACAGTTCCTTCAGATTGGTACCTTATTGTGGGTGTGAGGgatttaaacattgttttctaATTAAAAAACTGATGACCATagcttttatattttgaattatCTATAATGAGTTCAGTTATCATAGCATTAATActaagaaaatatgttttacaaAAAGCAGCGAGTTACAGAATGATTCATTTAGAGAAAGTTAAATATCCTACATTAAAATAGACAAATACCAAGTAAATTAAAGTAAACAGATAAAACGTTATTATAGGGagattaaaaaaggaaatacagtGTTTACTATTTAAAACCTGCATTTCATGGTTTGTCATGTAGCAGATAAGACGTCACATCTCCGCCTCCTCCCACTGAACTTAACAGCCCAAACCTCCTGGATATGGGTGGTGGTATCTTGTGAGTCTGGGGGTCCCACAGTCATGAAATATCCCTGTTTTTATGTTCtcttattttaaaaatgataatcTATCCGCAGTCAAAGTGTTTGCTAGTTGGGTTTCTCCATTTTGTGAAGGTCTCTCTGTAATGATTTGACCTTTTACAagtaaaataaaccaaacttcCAATGTCTCTGTTAAAACACACTGAATCTTAGTCTTATCAGAAATGTAGTACAGGCTCATTATTGGCTCCGGGGGGGCAATTAGGAAGGACAGTGTCTCGGTGAAGTGCAGCTGTTTGGTGGACGGGGGACAGGACCATGTGTTTTCTTCACCTGCTCAGATCTGCAGGTTGTCCCCTTTGTGCACGTTGAGGTTCCAGTCGCTGTCAGCAGATCTTTCACGTCTCTGGACTCGACGTGTCCTTGAGCTTTGAGGGGGAACTCAATGAAAGTGCGGCGGGGGGGGGCTTCGTGTCGGTTGGACTCTACAGTTTGAGCAGTGTTGGGTTCGAGCTCCGTCGCTGTCCTCACAGATATCGAGGTGAGCGGGGAAGCGGCTCAGACAGCGATGCACTTCAGAGAGTCCTCCAAAACCCCCTAATCGAATGACCATGGATTTTTGTGTAGTTGGTCGTAGAAGGCCCAATTAATTATGCATGACAGCGGCTTGACGGCCATTTGATTTCGTTACGGGCGCCCCCTCCGAGCCACCCATCCAATCAGGTTAggatccccccccacacacacacacaccctggccCCCACCACCCCTCAATTTTACCCGCGGCTCTGGGGCGAGGTTAGCCTCCCCTTATCTGTGGGAGAGATTCTCTAAGAGGGTGTTTGAGCCCTTGTAggacatttcatcatcataataaGTCCTTGTTATGCGGCCGGCTCGCTCCCTGGTCTTCAGGCCTCgttgtctgtgggggggggagcagttGGGCTGGACACCTGCCACCGAGGCCGCAGAGGAGGCGCctgatgaggagcagggagaagatgGAGCAAGTGACACCTGATGCACTGCAGCACCAGTTGTTACTGCTCCATCTCGTGGAGCCTGCAGCACTCAGGAACCACTgggacaaaaaacaaaccacCACATCTCCCCAGTGGGACCTTCTCCCTGATCCTGGTGCACAGCAGCTCTATGGAGCCTCAGGTCTCAGGTGCACGTCGTTGATGACTGACGGGAGAATCAGGGGCGGAGCTACAGGTCAAAGatcaggaaaatataaaaactgtgaCAGATATGAGTGATTATCTCATCTCTCATGTATCATCAGGGGTATATTACAAAGTATTCGCTTCTTCAAGTACATTTCTGACATATCTGTACTGTATTTTCAAGTTCATGTACTTATACTCTACTACATATATCTACAAATATTTGTGCTTTTTATTCCCCAGCCGTATCGTGTATCatgttttaaatagttttttagttggggtccatgtcccatctgttaacatggaggaggggttatgacctctactgcagccagccaccagggggcgactgaGATGACTTGGCTTCTCTTTGGGGAGCcgtcatatcgtccatctttcaTCAGAGTAGATGTTTTAAATACTAATGCTCCACTCTTATATTTCAAGAATATATTTAGTTACTTTCCACCACTGATTTTAAGTTTTatcatattttcattattaaaacgTTAAATATCAGAATGTGAACCGCTGCCTTCACGTCCAGCCTGGACGTGAAGGCAGCGGTTCACGTCCAGGCTGGAGAGCTTCTGCAGATTTGTACTCGAGCAGAAATCCAAAGGTTTGCGGGCAGCACGTGAAATCATCCCGAGCTCCGTCGGGAAGTCCTGTCGTCTCCGTTCGTCCTCGGGCAACTTTGCTTTCAGGGCGTATTTCCACTAAAACGATTTCTCATTGTTTGCCAACAGGTTTCTCATTTCACCGCAAACtcccgtgtgtgtctgtgtcctttgTCCTCCCCGCAGCACTTTGTGGCCTGTTTGTTAAAAGTGCCTTATCGCTAAATTTACCTTGGCACGTCTTGTCAGGACGGATCGCAGCAGATGAGACTCTCGACCTGCAGATAAAACATCCATTAAGTGGCTTGTCTGGGGCAATTCGGTGCTCCCTCACCATTAGCATATTCTTGGCCATTTGCGGGACGGTGCATCACCGGGCGCGCGCTGCCGtcctgcagccagtcaccacGCCATAAAGAAGCACCTCTCACTCTGCTGCCGCGCTAAATGTCGTCCCCGACATTGTAATGCTCGCCGGCTGTCCTCCGCCAGACGATTCAAACGACCGCTAAAAGCCCAGGGGGGGAAGAAGGGCCAAAATGCAAAATTGATGGAAATGACATTAGATTCAGCTCATGCTCCTCACCGTGTAAATTATGCCCCAAAATGGACTCTCTGGCCCGACTGTTAGCTCCAATTTGTTGGGCCATACCTCACACGGGCTCGTCTTGcccttcccttctctctttAATCCAATCACGCGCAATggatgttatttatttgtttatttatttattttcaaaggaTGTAACCGATTCTTATCAGGGCCGAAGTGGGGCCTTCTTCCTGGTGAAACGGTGACTAACGTCCAGCCATCGATCCGTCAGTTCGTCTGTGGTGGCGGGTGATGCTTCTGGTGATAGACGAGCGTGTCTGTGTTTAGAGGGAGCGCACGAGTGGGTTTTCATGTAGTGAAGTCCAcattgtacgtgtgtgtgtgtgtgtgtgtgtgtgtgtgtgtgtctgttgagtCTGACGTCATGTTTCCTTTTAAAAATTCCAGATTCTTTGATTCGTTCAAATATTCATCAGCTGCTGATAAAAGCgtctgaaatgtaaatgtgaaacgTTGCTGCTCTCGTTTCTCCGCACATCGCTCACAGCCTTAATCTACAGAAAGTTATGATACATGATGGATTCTAATGCAGAGGTGCATCCTGGGAAGAGCTCTTAATAATTCACCAACTCCTCAGGGCTGCAGAGTGTTTGGTGGAAAATCACTTGTTTCGTCATTCTTAACCTTCTCTAACTTTTTTGTGGCTTCATCAGGATTCTTTAGTAAAAGCACGAGGTCAGCAAATCCCaaggaaacacagaaaactttcattttattatcaGTTTGATATCAAGTGAATGAACTTGGAGTGTTTTGGGAGAAAAGTAGGAATGAATTAGAGATTAAACAATTTTAAGATGAAAAAACTTGTGATCCCAAAAAAGCAGCAAAAACACAAGTCATTGTGTCCAGTCGCTGTTAGTGAAGACGTCAAACATTAATGAACTGCACCAATTCATGGTTATTCAAATCGTTTTTGTTGGTTTTGGATTTCAAACCAGAGAAAACTGGACTGGATCCTatcagcagctgctctgacctatcagcagctgctctgacCCATGACCTTTAGAGTTGTCATGGGTCAGAgcatgaccctaaccctaaccctaagtaAAGTTGTAAAGTTTTGTGACTACATCTTTCTTGATGGTTGAGGTTTAACGTccaaagacacacaaatgtaGTTCGattccagtcccccccccccccaccccctttctaCATGCTgtgtccttggacaagatactgaacccagaAACGTCCCttcacagtgtgtgagtgaagtgTGACCattcaccacagactgtaaatacagatggacaccacgtctcctcttcctcccactctccagaaatgaagccaaaatatgtGCAGGTGTGAAGGCGGCCATCTTGTGCCGATGACGTCAGCTGGAGACAGACTCTGGGATCGGGGGATCCCCAACATGGTCCCGCTGGTTAacgtgctcgaccaatcaggaatAAGCTCATTTAAATGagattatttatctatttgtatAAAGTGAAATGTTCAGTTTTAAACTTCTGTGTCTGGTTTAAAGGGAAAAGTTTGAAATTCGACTGATCAGcttcatcattgtgtttttccacctttaatgatttgtgacttttcattaataatttaatcaaCCCCCGTTTTGTTACCCTGTCGACTTT
The DNA window shown above is from Platichthys flesus chromosome 11, fPlaFle2.1, whole genome shotgun sequence and carries:
- the herpud2 gene encoding homocysteine-responsive endoplasmic reticulum-resident ubiquitin-like domain member 2 protein yields the protein MDSGAVDSPVTLVLKAPNQKCGDQTINCFLNWTVERLKSHISNVYPSRPPSKDQRLVYSGRLLHDHLQLKDVLRKQEGHHMMHLVCASYSPPSSPMPRSPPTASSPAPAPDSSNLGSAGSASAATTPNQDSQPAPSSSSPPPPGSDDGLRYRGGFPQFNPQGPPGVPQWPDGAQVPFQGGFPANMPPHPMYMPMQMLWWQQMYARQYYMQYQAAVAASQPPSDPPPPSPSSVPHPVAQPNEAVQPPLGPNPAPNPLPENQPANPNIQMNAQGGAVLNDDELNRDWLDWLYTVSRAGVLLSIVYFYSSFSRFVMVIGAMLLVYLHQAGWFPFRPDQQNLGGGDRAEAPQQEAERNPDIREMERLMDEGVEDDDSGEEGGGGPEDQAAAVGEAAAPALPEPGFLTTMWSFISTFFTSLIPEGRPQPAN